In the genome of Listeria cossartiae subsp. cossartiae, one region contains:
- the yhaM gene encoding 3'-5' exoribonuclease YhaM: protein MEKRLLDYEVGETVDLFLLIKSSVKGTASNGKPFLSLVLQDKSGELEAKLWDVKESDEVNYGVQQIVHLMGDIQNYRGRKQLKIRQIRQATAIDGVSASEFMETAPINKEEMADEITQYIFEMKNANLQRITRALLKKYQDDFYDYPAAMRHHHEFVSGLSFHVVSMLRLAKSVADLYPSVNRDLLYAGVILHDLGKVIELSGPVSTTYTLEGNLIGHISIVVEEVSKIADELSIDGEEVVVLKHVLLSHHGKGEWGSPKPPLVREAEILHQIDLMDASLNMMDKVLKHTKPGEFSERVFGLDNRSFYNPTFE from the coding sequence ATGGAAAAAAGATTATTAGACTATGAAGTTGGCGAAACAGTGGACCTATTCTTGCTAATTAAATCAAGTGTCAAAGGAACGGCTAGCAACGGAAAGCCATTCTTGAGTCTTGTTTTGCAAGATAAATCAGGTGAATTAGAAGCAAAACTTTGGGATGTAAAAGAAAGTGATGAAGTAAATTACGGGGTACAGCAAATTGTGCACCTTATGGGTGATATTCAAAATTACCGTGGAAGAAAGCAGCTGAAAATCCGCCAAATTAGACAGGCGACAGCTATTGATGGTGTTAGTGCCAGTGAATTCATGGAAACGGCGCCAATCAATAAAGAGGAAATGGCTGACGAGATTACACAATATATTTTCGAAATGAAAAATGCGAACTTGCAACGAATTACCCGAGCGCTCTTGAAAAAATACCAAGATGACTTTTATGATTATCCAGCAGCAATGCGCCATCATCATGAATTTGTTTCTGGTTTGAGTTTTCATGTAGTTTCGATGCTACGTCTTGCAAAGTCTGTCGCAGATCTATATCCATCCGTTAACCGTGATTTACTTTATGCCGGAGTGATTTTACATGATTTAGGTAAAGTCATTGAACTGTCAGGGCCGGTATCAACCACGTACACACTGGAAGGGAATTTGATTGGTCATATTTCCATCGTAGTAGAAGAAGTGAGCAAAATTGCTGATGAGCTTTCTATTGACGGGGAAGAAGTAGTTGTTTTAAAACATGTGTTACTTTCTCACCACGGCAAAGGGGAATGGGGCAGCCCGAAACCACCACTTGTACGTGAAGCAGAGATTTTGCATCAAATTGATTTAATGGATGCGTCCTTAAATATGATGGATAAAGTATTGAAACATACCAAACCTGGTGAATTTAGTGAACGAGTATTTGGATTAGACAATCGTTCGTTTTATAATCCTACATTTGAATAA
- a CDS encoding DUF3267 domain-containing protein translates to MRCLKSINTERRDEFNRLFFKGILVWLVAVCICFLTQHLIYPGQLTNDYQFVSFLGIILIYPIHKMLHILGCFKYREGTVIQWRIHFFFLPCIKLNIKRIIPKWHYIFSLVLPFVVITAILVALMLLTPIGHSGMFLILLSVHVGMSFSDFTHINKLWKMPKNCFIESAERGFSILISD, encoded by the coding sequence ATGCGCTGCCTAAAATCAATCAACACAGAGCGACGAGACGAATTTAATCGCCTTTTCTTTAAAGGAATTCTTGTCTGGCTAGTTGCCGTATGTATTTGTTTTTTAACACAACATTTAATTTATCCTGGTCAACTGACAAACGATTATCAATTCGTTAGCTTTTTGGGTATTATTTTAATTTACCCAATCCATAAAATGCTTCATATTCTTGGATGCTTTAAGTACCGTGAAGGAACTGTAATCCAGTGGCGCATCCATTTCTTTTTCCTTCCTTGTATAAAATTAAATATTAAGCGAATCATTCCAAAATGGCACTACATTTTTTCGTTAGTTTTACCATTTGTGGTTATTACAGCTATTTTAGTAGCGTTAATGCTACTTACGCCAATCGGGCATTCGGGAATGTTCTTAATTTTACTTTCCGTGCACGTTGGAATGAGCTTTTCTGACTTTACTCATATTAACAAATTATGGAAAATGCCGAAGAATTGTTTTATCGAAAGTGCAGAGCGCGGATTTTCTATTTTAATTTCTGACTAA
- a CDS encoding HIT family protein: MDDCIFCKIVRGEIPSAKVYEDEEVYAFLDLGQVTEGHTLVIPKKHARNTFDLPDETAAELFRRVPKIARALKEALPIQGLNILNNNEEVAFQSVFHCHIHLIPRYSKSDDFGLKWKDNADWYTQERYQEIAELIAAKVD, encoded by the coding sequence ATGGACGATTGCATTTTCTGCAAAATAGTTCGTGGTGAAATTCCTTCTGCCAAAGTGTACGAAGATGAGGAAGTTTACGCTTTCCTTGATTTAGGACAAGTCACAGAAGGTCATACACTCGTAATTCCCAAAAAACATGCTAGGAACACATTCGATTTACCCGATGAAACGGCCGCCGAATTATTCCGTCGCGTACCAAAAATCGCGCGAGCATTGAAAGAAGCTTTACCAATACAAGGATTAAATATTTTAAATAATAATGAAGAGGTTGCTTTCCAATCTGTATTTCATTGTCATATCCATTTAATACCAAGGTATAGCAAATCAGACGACTTTGGGTTAAAATGGAAAGATAACGCAGATTGGTACACACAAGAACGTTACCAAGAAATTGCTGAACTTATTGCAGCAAAAGTAGACTAA
- a CDS encoding YtxH domain-containing protein produces MNKKSLIFGILAGGAIGAAASVLFAPKSGNELRKDIVAKSGEASVILKELAYNANELIQSVQVLGSEGSTLLKDVSSDIMESVSKWNEEMEPEKKRLKDEIKDMQKTISDLEKTLKKDNK; encoded by the coding sequence ATGAATAAAAAATCACTTATTTTCGGTATTTTAGCTGGTGGGGCAATTGGAGCTGCAGCCTCAGTATTGTTTGCTCCAAAATCCGGCAATGAACTTCGCAAAGACATTGTCGCTAAATCAGGCGAAGCAAGTGTTATCTTGAAAGAACTAGCATATAACGCAAATGAACTTATCCAATCAGTTCAAGTGCTTGGCTCGGAAGGTTCCACTTTATTAAAAGATGTTTCTTCTGACATCATGGAATCTGTTTCCAAATGGAATGAAGAAATGGAACCAGAAAAGAAACGCTTAAAAGACGAAATTAAAGACATGCAAAAAACAATTTCTGACTTAGAAAAAACGTTAAAAAAAGATAATAAATAA
- a CDS encoding peptidylprolyl isomerase: MKKKLILGLVMVMALFSLAACGGGGDVVKTDSGDVTKDELYDAMKDKYGSEFVQQLTFEKVLSDKYKVSDEDVDKKFNEYKSQYGDQFSAVLAQSGLTEKSFKSQLKYNMLVQKATEANTDTSDKVLKDYYKTWQPDITVSHILVADENKAKEVEQKLKDGAKFADLAKEYSTDTATKENGGKLEPFGPGKMDPAFEKAAYALKNKGDISAPVKTQYGYHIIQMDEPATKTTFEKDKKAVKESYLQSQLTTENMQKTLKKVYKDANVKVEDKDLKDAFKDFDGSKSDSDSSK; this comes from the coding sequence ATGAAGAAGAAATTAATACTTGGACTTGTCATGGTTATGGCATTGTTCAGTCTAGCAGCGTGCGGTGGCGGCGGAGATGTCGTTAAGACAGACTCTGGCGATGTAACAAAAGACGAACTTTATGATGCTATGAAAGATAAATATGGTTCTGAATTCGTACAACAACTTACTTTCGAAAAAGTCCTTAGCGATAAATACAAAGTAAGCGATGAAGATGTTGACAAAAAATTCAACGAATACAAATCACAATACGGAGATCAATTCTCTGCAGTGTTAGCTCAAAGTGGCCTAACTGAGAAATCATTCAAAAGCCAACTTAAATACAACATGTTAGTACAAAAAGCAACAGAAGCTAATACAGATACTAGCGACAAAGTATTAAAAGACTACTACAAAACTTGGCAACCAGATATCACTGTAAGCCACATTTTAGTAGCTGATGAAAACAAAGCCAAAGAAGTAGAACAAAAACTAAAAGATGGCGCGAAATTTGCAGATTTAGCGAAAGAATACTCTACTGATACTGCTACAAAAGAAAACGGCGGTAAATTAGAGCCATTCGGTCCTGGTAAAATGGATCCAGCATTTGAAAAAGCAGCTTATGCCCTTAAAAACAAAGGCGACATCAGTGCTCCAGTAAAAACACAATACGGATACCACATCATCCAAATGGACGAACCAGCGACAAAAACTACTTTTGAAAAAGATAAGAAAGCTGTAAAAGAATCTTACCTTCAGTCTCAATTAACTACTGAGAACATGCAAAAAACACTTAAAAAAGTATACAAAGATGCTAACGTAAAAGTAGAAGATAAAGACTTGAAAGATGCTTTCAAAGATTTTGACGGTTCTAAATCTGATTCCGATTCATCTAAATAA